A genomic region of Campylobacter corcagiensis contains the following coding sequences:
- the mobC gene encoding plasmid mobilization relaxosome protein MobC produces MIRTRHAIYLTQADDRILRRLAKERNQSRSAVVRKLLQTYKYIENLKEIEANNKIISGYLKEFTHIGTNINQIAYHLNANIIRHEEAKTDLEKSIIELIKKIEELSEKVKTLKIEINVEHTKTPSKVEEREDDGRAEI; encoded by the coding sequence ATGATAAGAACAAGACATGCTATATATCTAACCCAAGCTGATGATAGAATCTTAAGAAGATTAGCAAAAGAGCGAAATCAAAGCAGATCCGCAGTTGTTAGAAAATTACTCCAAACTTATAAGTACATAGAGAATTTAAAAGAGATAGAAGCAAATAACAAAATAATAAGTGGATATTTAAAAGAATTTACCCATATTGGAACAAATATAAACCAAATAGCCTATCACTTAAACGCAAACATAATAAGACACGAAGAAGCAAAAACAGATCTAGAAAAAAGCATAATAGAACTAATTAAAAAGATTGAAGAATTAAGCGAGAAAGTAAAAACACTAAAAATTGAAATTAATGTAGAACATACAAAAACCCCAAGTAAAGTAGAAGAAAGGGAAGATGATGGACGAGCAGAAATTTAG